Within the Myxococcales bacterium genome, the region ACAGGACTCGAACCTGTGACCCCCTGCGTGTAAAGCAGGTGCTCTACCAGCTGAGCTAAGCGCCCCCTTGAAGGGGCGCAATCTGCCAAGAACTCCGGTGAATATCAAGGGAAAATGGGACCGTTCGGTCTATGATTTCATCACACCTTCAGCAGTCAATCGCCCCTGTGAATGGAATTATCGATATCGTCGCCTGGAGGCTCGCTGCCAAAGATGTCCTGCTCGTCGCGATTTTCCTTATTTTTCTCCTGGGATCCCCTCCTCAGCACCGATATTTCAACCACCGCAGGAGACTCATCATCGGCATCATATGCAGGGGCACGACTGAAGCCGCCGCGAGCCTGAAGGGGATCATCTCCTTTATCGGCGACCGAAGCATAAAGCGAAACGGAAGGAAAAATCACAAACGGAGCAACTGCCAAAAATAAAATTTTAAAGCGCATTACAATCCTCCTTTATTCTAAAGTTTTTCATTTGGATAGAGAGCGGCCACCAACCTCAATTTATCTTCATGCAGATGGCGTGGGCGTAAAGCCGTTGAACACTATCTATATTCTGAGCTGCGTGGGCATAACATGTCTCCGATAACAGGTCTACACCCATATATTCGCAAAGAACGTCTCCCCAGCATACGTGGTTATAATACCCAGAACATCCGATCAGAATTTCATCTGACTGACAGGAGGATTCCGCCGTACACCACCATACCCCATTGTCGAGCCAACAATGATCATCACGGCCAGAATCTTCCTGATTTGAAAAAGTTACAAATTTCTTCCTTTTAAACACTGAAATCCCTCCGTCTTCATTTATGTATCTGTAGTCGGCATATCTTTTCGAAACAGCGTCATCCAACGACAAAGCAGCTGCGAGATTCGTAATTCTGTTGTCATCCATATTGAGAGTTCCGCTCATAGAATCCCCGCTTTTGATGAGCCTTTTTGAAACATCCTTTTTCCTCTGTGAAATCTCTTCTTTTAAGGAGAACTGAAAGGCCGAATCCGCGGCCGACCTTGCAGCTACCTCAGATGAAAGCGCCGCGCCGAGAGCTGAAACCTCACCAGTGCGGACTGATTCCTCTCTCGAAATTCTCTCATCGCGCGCCTTTACGGCGAGATCGATATCCTCGAGAGCCCCCTGCAGATTGGAAGAGCTGGAATACGAAAGCCCGCGCTTCACACCTATATTCGAGGCCGCTTCTGGGAAAGCATATGCACTAACGAGCTCATCCTTAAAAAGTATCTCACGATTCCCAATCCTGCCCGTTTCCAGATCGGCTATGAGGGAATCGCTCAAGTCTTTCATCGTTATCGAGCCATCTGATATCTCGGCGCTCCCGATGCTTTCTGGCTCAACTGAATAAGCGGTACCTGCGACGCCGGCGAATGGAACCGTTGCGATTTCCATACGCCCGAGCGGAGCATATCCGCCGACCTCAACATCAAGGTAGAGAGGTGAAGATCCCGACATCATCTCGAATGGAATCCCTCCGGCCCTCCCGCCATCTGGAGACTCGCCATTTCCAACAATAGCGCTAAGCAGCCCCCTAACTATATCCACCTGCTGTGTTTCTTCGTAGATGACATTTCCATCCACATCCACGATCCTGAACGATGCCTCCGCAGGTCCGTCTTCCACGGGGTTGCCACCTTCATCGAAAATACGCGACTGGAAGGCCATTATATCCGGAATCTCACCGGCCTCGGCAGCAGCGCCAAAAAAAACGACCGCGGCAATCAGAACCAAAACCATCTTCATGTTCATGTATCCTCCTGTCATCTGGAAAACTCGACGCGCCTGTTTTTTCTCCATGCCATTTCGCCCGAACCGGCATCGAGCGGCACGCTCTCTCCATACGAAATTATTCCCATCCTATCAGGATCGATCCCCAGCTTTATAATTGCGGCCTTCACCTGGCGCGCCCTAAGATCACCCAGATGTAGATTGAACGCTTCACTTCCCCTACGGTCGCAGTGCCCCTCGATCAAAACGGTGATCGACGGGTTCGATTCGAGGATCGACGCATTTGATTTCACGACCTCCATCTCCGGAGGTGAAATCTCATAACTCCCAACGCTGAAGTGGATTTTTTTGAACTCGCCAGCTTCTTTAAAATCGGGAACCAAATTGGAATTTTTGCGCGGAACTTTTGCGCAGCCGGCAAAAATGACAAAAAAACATGCGGCAATCGCTAATTTGCGCATTCCTCTTCTCCGATCTGATCATCCATTGTGTGTAAGGAGCTGTACCTCTCCAGGCTGCCGCTTATATCCTTGTAAGTCTTTATTAGTTGCTCGCACATGTTCGAGTTCACAAAGCGTGAATTCAGATCCCTGCAGTAAGAAAGTATTACCGCGACCTCCCTGCACATCTTGGCGGCAAAGACCAGAAGCTCGGGTTCGAGCTGATCGCGCGTATTTTTCTCTGGATAGGATGCGATCATGCAAGGAATCTTCTTGACCATGTTCATGAGCCTGAGCTTCGTTTCATCCTCGTCGGCCAAAAACGGGACTACGAACTTGAGCACCATTATCGAGGCCTCATAGCTATTTCCCATCATCTCGTTGACACAAAATTCAGGAAATTTTTCTTCGATTATCATCTCAAAATCCTCCCTGTTTATTTTTCTATGGCGCCAGAGTCATATCCGGCCCCGGAAGGGCGTGGCGACGAGTGCATGTCGTCATTGATTGATGAAAGGCCAGTTTGAGCCAGGTCGATTCCAGAATCTATCGCACTGGAGAGGGGTGAAAAATCGGAAGCAACCAGCGAGGATTCCAATTCGCCGTCGAAAATCGTGTTGCCGAAGACATCCGCTCCGAAGAAGTCGAAATCCGAAACGGAGTAGAAAAGCCCATCGCAGCCGATTACCTCAGAAAATGAGGAAACGGAAAAATCGGCGATGATATTGCCGGCAACGGTTCCACCGCTGGGCGCGCCTGAGCATATGAGTGGATATCTATCGGGAGCAGAACCAGCTGTTATGATGTTATTTACAATCAAGATATCTTCGCCTCTGGATACAAGGGCCTTGGCAAATCCGGAATCGGGATTCGAACCATGTGCCAAAATGGTATTATGAACTATGGATGATTTATCGGATGAGGAGTCTATCCCGCAGGCAAACCTCGCATTCCTCGATTGAATTACGTTGTTTTCAACGACAAGATTTTCGCCTTCAGATTTTATAGCACAACCACCGGAGCCGGGTGCATCTATGCCTCCTGCGGCGATGATTGATTTTGAAATTCTCAAATCACCTCCTGATGAAAAAATCGTAAAATCGTCGGGAGAGGAAAGGTTTCCTGAGATGCTGGACCTGTCTATTGTAGCAGAGCCCCCGCTAACGAGTATCGTCGATGACGCTTTCGAAGGATCGACGACGCTCGAGGCATTTTCAAAATGAAATCCTCCGAGCCAGGCATCGCTGGCAGATATGGCTATTGTCACCGGCAGATCCTTACGGGAGATCACAGTCCTGTATTTTGATTCCAAGCTTCTGAAATCGCGCGATGAAAAAGCCTCCGCTTCATCGCTCAGAAACCCACCATGAAGCGAAACACCATCTGGAAAGATGAGACGCGATGCATCGTATATGCCGGCAGCTACATACACAGGCACCTCCTTGCCGGCAGCGGCTGCGAGGGCGCGACCTATGCTGGCAAAGGGCCTTCGCCTGTCTCCGGCGTTTGAATCGCTCCCGCGCGCAACATCGACGAATATGCCGCTATCATCCGAAAAGACTTTGGGATCGCCGTCATCTAGGTCGCACTCTATCGCCACGCCGTCGGCATCTGCATCGGTATCAAGCTGCGCTGGATTTTTCTTGAAAGGACAATTGTCAATCGCGTTCGGAATGCCGTCGGCATCTATATCATCATCGCATTTATCGCCGATTCCATCCCCATCGGTATCGTCCTGAAAAGTATTAGCAACGCGCGGACAATTGTCATGATCATTGAATATGGAATCTCCATCCATGTCAGAGTCACAAAGATCTCCAACGCCGTCGCCATCGGTATCCAACTGATCTTCATTTACTACGAGAGGACAATTGTCTCTTTTATCCCCTATTCCATCCCCATCGGTATCTGATTTTAAGGGATCACTCCCCATCTTGTGCTCGAGCCCGTCCCCAAGGCCATCGCCATCCGTGTCGGGATTCAAGTGATCGCTGCCGATTCTCTTTTCTACATCATCGGGCAACCCGTCTCCATCGGCATCATCATCGCACGCATCCCCTCTGCCATCGCCATCGGTATCCCTCTGATCGGCATTGCCAACGAGAGGACAGTTATCCTCTCCGTCTCCAACCCCATCACCATCGCTGTCGAAAAGATGTGGGTCGGTTCCAAAGACCAACTCATCATCATTTGAAATGCCGTCTCCATCAATGTCGCCATCTTCGTTGTCGCCGATTCCATCGCCATCGGTATCCATCCATTCAGTAGCGATCGACGGAAACATATCATCGCCATCGAGCCTGCCATCCCCATCGCTGTCGGAAAGCATCGGATCTACCCCGACGATGATCTCCATGATATTTGCCAGCCCATCGGCATCATCGTCCATCATGCAGTCGTACTCTTCTGGACGCGCACCCAAAACATCCTTTGAAGAGAACCGAACCGAAACAGAACAAAGTACCAGTTCGTAATCATCTTCGCCGGAGTGCAAAAATTTTGAAGAGTGAAGCATGAAATCCACCCTGAAAAATGACTCCCTCCCTTCAGCTCCGGGCAGGGGATCCAAATCAAATTTCCACGTCTTTCCTTCGACAACCCCGCGCGAGGGAGCTGAAAGCACTGCCCTTTCCGAAGATTCCAGGTATCCCCTAGCTGTCAGTTTGTCGGCAAAAGCGGAGAGCTCCGCTGGATACTCTGCCATGAAAGAAACAGGATTTTCACCCCCGCCGCCAGAGCATGAAAAAAGCACCAGCGTAGCAATTGCAATAAAAAGAACCGCAGCAAAACTCTTCATCTAAAAACCTCCATTCTGGAATTTCCATCGAAAGGTATTATCGAGGCCGACACATTGGGAGTTGAGGCCGTAAGCCCGACAAGAGGGGCGGGCATCAATCCTCGCCCATCCACGATCCTGATTTCAACTGAGGAATCCAGGCCGGAGATGTCGTCAATGGCGGAAAACCGGTATCTTCCTGGCTCCATGACCGGAGGAGAAACTGCAAACCTCCAGCTGACCTTATCAGCCTGAAAAAGATCATCGGCAGTGGGCTCATCGGATATCGAAAACTCGCCTGCGTTTTGATCATCGATCCGTTGCGCTACAACTCTGACAAAGCTGGAAGGGTCTGCGAGAAGCTTCATCATGAACCTGGTGTTTTCAACAGTACCGCCATCGGCGAGATTCACGAAGATCGGATGATATTTCATTTCAACTTCGACATCGGTTTGGCCATCTCCCACAACCACACCATGTGCAACACCGCTTTTTATTTTGATGCCTCTGGCATTTACAGCTTCAACGGCAACGGTGCGATCGTCGCCTGTAGGAACTTCGTCGATACTCCCTTCCGAGGCATCCCCGTCGAACTTTGCAGTTATGCCACCCTCGATTCCATCACCGTTAATGGTCACGACATATTCATTGGGAAGATAGTCCACGAGCTCCACTTCCGATGGTTCGTGATCCACGATCTTGATCCCGACGGATCCTCCCCCAGAATAATCATTGCCCCCGCCAGCTCCACAGGAAGCAAAAAACATGACCATAAAAATATATGAGATGCCTCGTTTCATCTAAACCTCACATTCACCCGTCCACTGCCGTCCCCGCTACTGCCCATGGATGCGGCAATTCCGCCAGCCACGGCACCAGCGATGACGAGCCCAGCGGCTCCCCAGAACCATGGGGTTAAATAAAATTTCTTCTTTCTATTGATGAGTATCATCGGATCGCCACGTCCCTTGGGATCGGTTACCTTCGATGGATCGGCAAGAGGATCCTCGCGAAGCTGTGCAGATATTTCTTTGGCAAGTCTTGCGAGCGAATCGAATTTCGCGTCATCCTCACCCATGGACTTTAGCATTATAGGACGATGACTGCTTCCGAGCCTAGAATCGAACATTCTGGCATAAAGCGCACGGTTCTTTGCACCTCCCGAACCTCTGAGGATTATCACCTTGTCCGATTTGGACTCCCTTGCAAGGTCGCGCGCCAGTTCAAATTCATCAACCTCGCTCTGCGGCAACGGCCCGCCCCCCTTCGCCCACTTGAGTTTCGCTTTCACTTCGACACTTGCACCATTTATGAGATTTACTTCCTTTACCACCGGATCGTATCTGGCCCCCCTTAGCTCCAGAAAATATTTTCCATCCGGAAGCGGAGATATTCTCATCGGAGTCTGGCCATGGAGCACGCCGTTTACATAAATATCGACAGCTGGCGGTTTTGAATCCACCTCTATCGAACCGCTGCCTGAAACGAAACTTGTCCGAACATCTTCAAAGAGTGCTATCATGCTCGGAGGATACCCCTCCTCGGAAAGCTGAAGCAGCGGATTTATCCTCAAAGCATCTTCGATCGATTTTCGTGCCTCGGCCATCTTACCACGCGCCTTTTCTATGACCGCCTTCGATATCTTCGCATCGAGAAGGATATCCCCAAAGCGCAAAATCCCATCATCCCTCTCATGTATGAATTTTTCGGCCTGCATAAGCCCAGCTATTGCATCCGCATACCTGAATTCAAAATAGTCCTCTTTCGCACGCACCAGCATCCGGGTGGGTTCCGAAGATCGGCTCACCTTTCCCGCATCATGATATTTAGCGAGATCCAGGGCTTTGGCGGGCTCAACCACCTTGTACCCCCAAGACGAGAGAATCTCTGAAAAATCCTCTGCAACCTCCCCGATGAAGGGATCGGAATAGGCATCTTCGCCCGCATAGACAAGGACTCTGGATACGGAGGAAGCTGCATAAAGCACTCTGAAATCCACCGCTAAGATCAGCAGCATCACAATCGATATGATTTTTTGTCCGGCTGAAAAATTCATGCCCGCGCTCCAAGCAATGGACGTACCAAAAAAGCCAGATCCTCCTAAAAAATCGTGAAGCCCATGAAATTCCGACTTAAAAATTTTCTGCACGACGTCGGGGGGGAGCGCATCTTGTGAAGGGAGATGGAACAAATGCCGAACAGTTGTGCATCTGTCCGAACGTCATTTCCGAAATCAACTACCCCTGCATCTCCACACAAATTGCTTGAATTAATCGCTCCCATGAATGAGAATCCCCCATCCAAAGGACTGGGAAATCGCCATGACAAAAAGAATCGACGCGGTGGAAAAGGTTACCGGAAAAGCTATCTACGCCGACGACCTGAAGTTCGACGGAATGTGTTACGCGGTTCCGCTACATTCAAAATATCCCAGCGCTGAAATCGAAGATATAGATATATCGGCCGCGCTGACCTCTGACGGAGTCGTTGATATAATCACGGCCAACGATATTCCTGGAAGCCCCAGGGTCGGAGGGCTGATCCCCGATCACTATGTCATCGCGAAAGACAGGGTGAGGTTTATGGGGGAGGTCGTGGCCGTGGTCGCGGCAGAAAGCCGCAGTCAGGCCTACTCCGCAGCCGACCTGATAAAGGTGAAATACAAGCCGCTCGATCCGGTTTTGGACCCACGAATCGCCGATTCCAAGGGTACCCCAAAAATGCACGATTTCAGGAAGAATAACATTCTCTCCTCATTCAAGGTCAGGCGCGGCAACGTCGAAAGGGGATACAAAAATTCCGCTGACATAGTCGAAGAACACTTCGAAACCTCTTTCATCGAACACTCCTACATGGAGCCGGAATCGTGCGTCGCCATAGCCAACCCGGACGGAACGGTAACCGTGTACGGCGGAATGCAGCATCCATTTTCAACTAGAAGATACGTTGCGCGAGCACTCGGTTTTGAGCTCGCCAGGGTGCAGATAATTCAAACGACCCTCGGAGGCGGATTCGGAGGAAGGGATGACACGATAGCGGTCATCTGCGCCCGCGCTGCGATTCTTGCGCTGAGGGCAAAGAGACCTGTGAAGATCACCTACTCCCGTGAGGAATCGATCCGCGAAAGTTACAAGCGCCACCCGTTCATTATGGATTACAAGGCCGGCATCTCGAAGGATGGAAAATTGCAGTCGATGGACGTCGATATCCTCGCCGATGCCGGTCCCTACTGCGCGGTCACACCATTCGTAATCTGGCGACCAACCGTCCAGTGCACCGGTCCCTACATAGTCCCAAACGTCCGCTGCGACTCGAAGGGAGTTTACACAAACAACACTCCGACCGGCGCAATGCGCGGTTTTGGAACTCCGCAGCAGGTATTCGCCTGCGAGTCCTTCATCGACATATGCGCTGAAAAAGTCGGGATGGATCCTCTGGAGTTCAGAAAAAGAAATTTTTTCCGGCAGAACATCACGACGCACACAGGACAAAAACTCGACAACCACGAGGTTTCAATCAGAGAGGTGACCGACAAGGCGCTCGCCGCGATAAAATGGAAAACCAAATTTCCGAAATGCTCGCGCGGCAAACCGGCAAAAGATGGCTTTCTCCACGGTATTGGCTTCGCCTGCAGTTATCGCGGTGTATCGCTCGGGGCCGAAGGAAACGACTTCTGTTCCGCCATCACCAACATCCAGCCGGATGGATCGATCCTGCTCGAAGTCGGGGTCTCCGAAAACGGACAGGGGCTAAAAACCGCGATGGCGAGCATCCTCGCCGGCGAACTTGGCATCAGGATCGAAAAAATACGATTCATCGACACCGACACAAGTTCAATTCCAGATGGCGGCCCGACGGTAGCATCCAGGGGAACGCTGGTAGGCGGAAACGCGGTTATCGACTCGGCGAACAAAATTAAGAAGATGATGACCCCTGTTTTGAAACACCTCATTGGCGCATCGAAAGGTGGTTATATCTTCGCAAAGGGGAAGATAAAAAACAGAGAAAGCGGCAAAACTATATCATTCGACGATGCAGTCGCCGCCTGCCACGCAAAAAAGATGTACCTTCACTCCCTAGGCCTCTTCTCCGGACCGAAAGTAAGCTGGGATGAGGATGTCGGAAAGGGGAACGCCTATTTCACCTACGTGTACGGATGTCAGGCGTGCGAGCTAACCGTCGATCCATCAAATGGGAAGGTGAGAGTGGAAAAGGCGGTTGCGGCACACGAGGTCGGCAAGGCGATAAACCCGCAGATGGCTGCGGGACAGATATTCGGCGGCATCATGATGGGGCTTGGCTTCGCATTGACGGAAAGCATCGTTCACAAAAATGGCGAGATCCAGAACCTGAATTTCAACAGCTACCGGATACCCAGATCCATCGACGCACCCGAGATGACCGCGATACTCGTCGAAAATCCCGATCCTGCGGGACCATGGGGGGCAAAGTCTCTCGGAGAGCCTACCAACGAACTTATGGGAGCGGCGATTGCCAACGCGATCTATTACGCGACCGGCAAGAGATTCACGAAGACCCCGATAACCGCACAGGAGATACTTCGCGCCATCGGAGGTAAGATATGAAATTAAACGTGAACGGCAAAATCTATTCCATCGATTGCGATCCTGACAGCTCGCTCTTAGATGTTATCCGCGAAAAACTCCGCCTCACCGGAACCAAACGCGGCTGCGACATAGGGGTATGCGGAACTTGCACAGTCTTGATCGATGGCGAAACGAAGCGCGCATGTAAAGTAAAGGTCTCGGAGGTCGTGATCGGCAAATCTGCGACCTTCACAGATTCTCCGAAAATACTCACCATCGAAGGGCTCTCGGATGGAGATGACCTTCATCCTATACAAAGGGCCTTCATAGAATGCGGTGCGGTCCAGTGTGGATTTTGTACGCCCGGGATGATCCTCACGGCCAAGGCGCTTCTCGATAAAAACCCTAAACCGATAAGGGAGGAAATAAGAAAGTCATTTACGCCCAATCTTTGCCGCTGCACCGGATATCAACAGATATTTGAGGCGGTCGAAATGGCCGCAAAGCTGATTTCAAAATAAAGAGGCTTATATACCGGTCAAAGGCCGCATTCTTAAGCCGCGGCCTTCAACGGGGCGAACAGGGAATCCCTGTCAACCTGTCACGGATCTTCTTCACTGAACCATTATCAACCCAGGATTTACAAGGAGGACGATCCCAAGTAGCAGCATGATCAGGCCACCGATGAATTTTATTATCTGGACCTCGCGAACGCTGATGTTGCGCGATTTGAGAAGCACACCAGCAATAGCTATAACGACGATAAGCGGAAGCACGTAAATCAGATTATAATAAAGCAGATAAAGATAGTAGTTCACGCTTCCATCGACATAATTCCCGGTAAGGATTCCCGTATAGATTATAGGGAATCCTGCCGTACAGGGAAGCTCTACAAGCGACGAAAATATCGCGAGGGTGGCTGATGAAATAATCAAAACCGAAACTCCCCCCTCGACCATGATCTTATCCATCTTGCGCATCTTTCTGTAAAGCACCCCCTTGTTGTGATCGTTGATGGTCAGCGAAACGCCCTTCTTGAAAAAGAAAAGTTCCTTGCAGTTGATAATCCCTGCGACTATTGCGATCACCGCCACAGCTATCCTTAAAGGATCTATGAAACCCATGTATTTAAAAACGTTCAGCCATGCTGCCATGAAGAGAAAATAAAAAATGCCAACCACTATTACGAATGTATAACCTACCAAATAAAGCCT harbors:
- a CDS encoding PEGA domain-containing protein translates to MNFSAGQKIISIVMLLILAVDFRVLYAASSVSRVLVYAGEDAYSDPFIGEVAEDFSEILSSWGYKVVEPAKALDLAKYHDAGKVSRSSEPTRMLVRAKEDYFEFRYADAIAGLMQAEKFIHERDDGILRFGDILLDAKISKAVIEKARGKMAEARKSIEDALRINPLLQLSEEGYPPSMIALFEDVRTSFVSGSGSIEVDSKPPAVDIYVNGVLHGQTPMRISPLPDGKYFLELRGARYDPVVKEVNLINGASVEVKAKLKWAKGGGPLPQSEVDEFELARDLARESKSDKVIILRGSGGAKNRALYARMFDSRLGSSHRPIMLKSMGEDDAKFDSLARLAKEISAQLREDPLADPSKVTDPKGRGDPMILINRKKKFYLTPWFWGAAGLVIAGAVAGGIAASMGSSGDGSGRVNVRFR
- a CDS encoding xanthine dehydrogenase family protein; this translates as MTKRIDAVEKVTGKAIYADDLKFDGMCYAVPLHSKYPSAEIEDIDISAALTSDGVVDIITANDIPGSPRVGGLIPDHYVIAKDRVRFMGEVVAVVAAESRSQAYSAADLIKVKYKPLDPVLDPRIADSKGTPKMHDFRKNNILSSFKVRRGNVERGYKNSADIVEEHFETSFIEHSYMEPESCVAIANPDGTVTVYGGMQHPFSTRRYVARALGFELARVQIIQTTLGGGFGGRDDTIAVICARAAILALRAKRPVKITYSREESIRESYKRHPFIMDYKAGISKDGKLQSMDVDILADAGPYCAVTPFVIWRPTVQCTGPYIVPNVRCDSKGVYTNNTPTGAMRGFGTPQQVFACESFIDICAEKVGMDPLEFRKRNFFRQNITTHTGQKLDNHEVSIREVTDKALAAIKWKTKFPKCSRGKPAKDGFLHGIGFACSYRGVSLGAEGNDFCSAITNIQPDGSILLEVGVSENGQGLKTAMASILAGELGIRIEKIRFIDTDTSSIPDGGPTVASRGTLVGGNAVIDSANKIKKMMTPVLKHLIGASKGGYIFAKGKIKNRESGKTISFDDAVAACHAKKMYLHSLGLFSGPKVSWDEDVGKGNAYFTYVYGCQACELTVDPSNGKVRVEKAVAAHEVGKAINPQMAAGQIFGGIMMGLGFALTESIVHKNGEIQNLNFNSYRIPRSIDAPEMTAILVENPDPAGPWGAKSLGEPTNELMGAAIANAIYYATGKRFTKTPITAQEILRAIGGKI
- a CDS encoding OmpA family protein, which codes for MRKLAIAACFFVIFAGCAKVPRKNSNLVPDFKEAGEFKKIHFSVGSYEISPPEMEVVKSNASILESNPSITVLIEGHCDRRGSEAFNLHLGDLRARQVKAAIIKLGIDPDRMGIISYGESVPLDAGSGEMAWRKNRRVEFSR
- a CDS encoding (2Fe-2S)-binding protein, with amino-acid sequence MKLNVNGKIYSIDCDPDSSLLDVIREKLRLTGTKRGCDIGVCGTCTVLIDGETKRACKVKVSEVVIGKSATFTDSPKILTIEGLSDGDDLHPIQRAFIECGAVQCGFCTPGMILTAKALLDKNPKPIREEIRKSFTPNLCRCTGYQQIFEAVEMAAKLISK
- a CDS encoding DUF1565 domain-containing protein translates to MKSFAAVLFIAIATLVLFSCSGGGGENPVSFMAEYPAELSAFADKLTARGYLESSERAVLSAPSRGVVEGKTWKFDLDPLPGAEGRESFFRVDFMLHSSKFLHSGEDDYELVLCSVSVRFSSKDVLGARPEEYDCMMDDDADGLANIMEIIVGVDPMLSDSDGDGRLDGDDMFPSIATEWMDTDGDGIGDNEDGDIDGDGISNDDELVFGTDPHLFDSDGDGVGDGEDNCPLVGNADQRDTDGDGRGDACDDDADGDGLPDDVEKRIGSDHLNPDTDGDGLGDGLEHKMGSDPLKSDTDGDGIGDKRDNCPLVVNEDQLDTDGDGVGDLCDSDMDGDSIFNDHDNCPRVANTFQDDTDGDGIGDKCDDDIDADGIPNAIDNCPFKKNPAQLDTDADADGVAIECDLDDGDPKVFSDDSGIFVDVARGSDSNAGDRRRPFASIGRALAAAAGKEVPVYVAAGIYDASRLIFPDGVSLHGGFLSDEAEAFSSRDFRSLESKYRTVISRKDLPVTIAISASDAWLGGFHFENASSVVDPSKASSTILVSGGSATIDRSSISGNLSSPDDFTIFSSGGDLRISKSIIAAGGIDAPGSGGCAIKSEGENLVVENNVIQSRNARFACGIDSSSDKSSIVHNTILAHGSNPDSGFAKALVSRGEDILIVNNIITAGSAPDRYPLICSGAPSGGTVAGNIIADFSVSSFSEVIGCDGLFYSVSDFDFFGADVFGNTIFDGELESSLVASDFSPLSSAIDSGIDLAQTGLSSINDDMHSSPRPSGAGYDSGAIEK